One Campylobacter lari DNA segment encodes these proteins:
- a CDS encoding prephenate dehydrogenase, whose protein sequence is MKVGIVGLGLIGGSLGLSLRENKLIDLVCGYDINKEFEQIALERKLIDKIVSFEELKKCDVIFLAIPVRAIVKILKEFQDISKDCTIVELGSTKEEIIKNLPPYLKSQFIAAHPMAGTENSGPNAAIKDLYKNAVCVLCDVQNADHIHQKRAIEIFSDLGMKLVFMDSIAHDHHASIISHLPHVISFSLANFVMKEENKKNIAHLGGPSFKDMCRIAKSNPQMWSGIFEQNKQNLLNSIDLFQKELQECKKMIEKCDINELETWIKSANKLREIL, encoded by the coding sequence ATGAAAGTAGGTATAGTCGGACTTGGCTTAATAGGTGGATCTTTGGGTCTTAGCCTAAGAGAGAATAAATTAATAGATTTAGTTTGTGGATATGATATAAACAAAGAATTTGAACAAATCGCGCTAGAGCGAAAATTAATAGATAAAATTGTTTCTTTTGAAGAGTTGAAAAAATGTGATGTTATTTTTTTAGCTATTCCTGTAAGAGCTATTGTAAAAATCTTAAAAGAATTTCAAGATATTTCTAAAGATTGCACTATCGTTGAGCTTGGAAGCACAAAAGAGGAAATTATTAAAAATTTACCTCCTTATTTGAAAAGTCAATTTATCGCAGCTCATCCTATGGCAGGAACTGAAAATAGTGGCCCAAATGCAGCTATAAAAGATTTATACAAAAATGCAGTTTGTGTTTTGTGCGATGTGCAAAATGCCGATCATATTCATCAAAAAAGGGCTATAGAAATTTTTTCAGATTTAGGAATGAAGCTTGTATTTATGGATAGTATTGCGCATGATCATCATGCTTCTATCATTTCACACTTACCGCATGTGATTAGTTTTTCTTTGGCAAATTTTGTGATGAAAGAAGAAAATAAAAAAAACATAGCTCACCTAGGAGGTCCTTCTTTTAAAGATATGTGCAGGATTGCCAAATCAAACCCTCAAATGTGGAGTGGTATTTTTGAGCAAAATAAACAAAATTTATTAAATTCTATTGATTTATTTCAAAAAGAACTACAAGAATGTAAAAAAATGATAGAAAAATGTGATATAAATGAGCTTGAAACTTGGATTAAAAGTGCAAATAAATTAAGAGAAATTTTATAA
- the accD gene encoding acetyl-CoA carboxylase, carboxyltransferase subunit beta → MNFLDIFSSIRRKQATPSEAPNHWVKCNSCHALMYYKEIETCYNVCPKCNFHMRLDPLKRIELLSDEGSFEEMDKDLHAIDPLKFVDSKSYKKRLAENEEKTGRKSAIISGECNIDGIKTQLVVFDFSFMGGSLGSVEGEKILRAIERAIEKKTPVVIVSASGGARMQESTYSLMQMSKTSAALKLLAEEKLPYISVLTDPTMGGVSASFAWLGDIIMAEPGALVGFAGARVIKQTIGADLPDGFQKAEFLLEHGLIDAIVERSEHKKFIADFLRFFSKN, encoded by the coding sequence ATGAATTTTTTAGATATTTTTTCTAGTATAAGACGCAAACAAGCTACTCCAAGTGAAGCTCCAAATCACTGGGTAAAATGTAATTCTTGCCATGCGTTAATGTATTATAAAGAAATAGAAACTTGTTATAATGTTTGCCCTAAATGTAATTTTCATATGAGATTAGACCCTCTAAAACGCATTGAATTGCTTAGCGATGAAGGCTCTTTTGAGGAAATGGATAAAGACTTACATGCAATCGATCCGCTTAAATTTGTAGATAGTAAATCATATAAAAAAAGATTGGCAGAAAATGAAGAAAAAACAGGAAGAAAAAGTGCCATAATAAGTGGTGAATGTAATATAGATGGGATAAAAACTCAACTTGTTGTTTTTGATTTTTCTTTCATGGGTGGAAGTTTAGGCTCAGTAGAAGGTGAAAAAATTCTTAGAGCTATTGAAAGAGCGATTGAGAAAAAAACTCCTGTTGTTATAGTAAGTGCAAGTGGTGGAGCTAGAATGCAAGAAAGCACTTATTCTTTAATGCAAATGAGTAAAACTAGCGCGGCATTAAAACTATTAGCAGAAGAAAAACTTCCTTATATTTCAGTATTAACTGATCCGACCATGGGTGGCGTAAGCGCGTCCTTTGCTTGGCTTGGAGATATCATCATGGCTGAACCTGGTGCTTTGGTAGGATTTGCAGGAGCTAGGGTAATTAAACAAACCATAGGAGCTGATTTACCAGACGGCTTTCAAAAGGCCGAATTTTTACTTGAACATGGATTGATTGATGCGATTGTGGAAAGAAGCGAACATAAAAAATTTATAGCAGATTTTTTAAGGTTTTTTTCTAAAAACTAA
- a CDS encoding glycoprotease: MLGIYENNVLIKTIEDDLKVSEVLPKILQDLLSQYEFEKLIYVHGPGSYMGIKISYVSFKTLAIVKNIPLKAISAFELNHNMPIAANKYLCFVKKDDEIVLEKTQAGSFFMPQSLKGLNFSKENTPFYVLDAIN; this comes from the coding sequence ATGCTTGGTATTTACGAAAATAATGTATTGATAAAAACCATTGAGGATGATTTAAAAGTTAGTGAAGTTTTGCCAAAAATACTGCAAGATTTACTTTCACAATATGAGTTTGAAAAGCTTATTTATGTGCATGGACCAGGCTCTTACATGGGTATAAAAATTTCTTATGTTTCTTTTAAAACCCTAGCTATAGTTAAAAATATACCTTTAAAAGCTATTAGTGCTTTTGAACTAAATCACAATATGCCTATAGCTGCAAATAAATATTTATGTTTTGTAAAAAAAGATGATGAGATTGTTTTAGAAAAGACACAAGCGGGAAGTTTTTTTATGCCCCAAAGTTTAAAAGGTTTAAATTTCAGTAAAGAAAATACACCTTTTTATGTTTTAGATGCGATTAATTAA
- a CDS encoding YlxR family protein: protein MKNHIPIRMCIVCKGRYEKQGLHQFQIKNSQIITKVEFGRSLYICNPCFEKDEKTLQRAFMRACKGNFHGNINQQDLKEIFFNGRCKD, encoded by the coding sequence TTGAAAAATCATATACCCATTAGAATGTGCATTGTTTGCAAAGGCCGTTATGAAAAGCAAGGTTTGCATCAATTTCAAATAAAAAATTCTCAAATTATCACTAAAGTGGAATTTGGCAGGAGTTTATATATTTGTAATCCATGTTTTGAAAAAGATGAAAAAACATTGCAAAGGGCTTTTATGAGAGCTTGCAAAGGCAATTTTCATGGTAATATAAATCAGCAGGATTTAAAGGAGATATTTTTTAATGGCAGATGTAAAGATTAG
- a CDS encoding 23S rRNA (pseudouridine(1915)-N(3))-methyltransferase RlmH has protein sequence MQINLLSIQKNSNDEFSKIDEHYTKLIKKFCSFNDICVFNNKINQAQNANAIEAKKSYTNALSPYKKGFCIALDEKGKEFTSVEFAKLLQDKNEISFFIGGAYGFEQEFIAQMHTSIALSKMTLVHKFAKTMLLEQIYRAFCINTNHPYHK, from the coding sequence ATGCAAATCAATCTTTTAAGTATTCAAAAAAATAGTAATGATGAATTTAGCAAGATAGATGAGCATTATACCAAACTCATCAAAAAATTTTGCAGTTTTAATGATATATGTGTTTTTAATAACAAAATTAATCAAGCACAAAACGCTAATGCTATAGAAGCAAAAAAATCTTATACAAATGCACTAAGTCCTTATAAAAAAGGTTTTTGCATAGCATTAGATGAAAAAGGTAAAGAATTTACAAGTGTAGAATTTGCAAAATTATTGCAAGATAAAAATGAAATTTCATTTTTTATAGGTGGTGCTTATGGATTTGAGCAAGAATTTATTGCACAAATGCATACAAGTATAGCTCTTAGTAAAATGACCTTAGTACATAAATTTGCCAAAACTATGCTTTTAGAGCAAATTTATCGTGCATTTTGCATTAATACAAATCACCCATATCACAAATAG
- the lpxC gene encoding UDP-3-O-acyl-N-acetylglucosamine deacetylase gives MNQTTIAKEVKGVGIGLHKGEPISIKLEPLEAGSGIVFYRSDLGISYEARPENVIDTQMATVIGDHRGYVSTIEHLMSAINAYGIDNVRIVLDANEAPVMDGSSIGFCMMLEEAGIKELDVAKKILVIKKSVEVKEGNKFVRLSPTDMPIINYTIEFDNPIIGKQNYCFEFSKQNYIEQIARARTFGFLKDVQALRAMNLGLGGSLENAVVIDDNRILNPEGLRFKDEFVRHKILDAIGDLTLLGCRVFGDYTSYAGSHKLNHLLTKELLKDPSACEVVSLEKSAYKVYEKVFA, from the coding sequence ATGAATCAAACAACAATAGCAAAAGAAGTTAAAGGTGTTGGTATAGGTTTGCACAAGGGTGAGCCTATTAGTATAAAATTAGAGCCATTAGAAGCTGGCAGTGGTATAGTATTTTATAGAAGCGATCTGGGAATTTCTTATGAGGCAAGGCCTGAAAATGTCATCGATACGCAAATGGCTACTGTAATAGGCGATCATAGAGGTTATGTTTCTACTATAGAACATTTAATGAGTGCGATTAATGCTTATGGTATTGATAATGTGCGTATAGTTTTAGATGCTAATGAAGCTCCTGTAATGGATGGTAGTAGCATAGGCTTTTGTATGATGCTTGAAGAAGCAGGCATAAAAGAGCTTGATGTGGCTAAAAAAATTTTAGTGATTAAAAAAAGTGTAGAAGTGAAAGAAGGTAATAAATTTGTACGTTTAAGTCCTACGGATATGCCTATTATAAACTATACAATCGAATTTGATAATCCTATTATAGGTAAGCAAAATTATTGTTTTGAATTTAGTAAACAAAACTACATAGAACAAATAGCAAGAGCAAGAACCTTTGGCTTTTTAAAGGATGTTCAAGCTTTAAGAGCTATGAATTTAGGTCTTGGTGGAAGTTTGGAAAACGCTGTTGTGATTGATGATAATCGTATTTTAAACCCTGAAGGTTTGCGTTTTAAAGATGAATTTGTGCGCCATAAAATTTTAGATGCTATCGGGGATTTAACCTTGCTTGGATGTAGAGTTTTTGGAGACTATACTTCTTATGCAGGTTCGCATAAGCTTAATCATCTTCTAACCAAAGAACTTTTAAAAGATCCTAGTGCTTGTGAAGTGGTAAGTTTAGAAAAAAGTGCATATAAAGTTTATGAAAAGGTTTTTGCATAA
- the bamA gene encoding outer membrane protein assembly factor BamA, translated as MKKWFVFFALSSSLCAATIKDIKFEGLSQLSKESAIAISKLKIGQKIDPASIDTAIKNLFDRNYFKDIVVEEKNGVLTFKVIEKPSISKIDIQGIASNDRKQIESLVGLKPGILYDENSAKEAAEKIKLFYQAKGFYDTVVEIKDEKLSNSSSLKLTFVVNRGENIIIEKVHLSGAKNLSYSDVEPAIANKQREALGWMWGFNDGKLKIFDLANDSSRISDVYLKEGYLDVSVSPAFLNTYTDTYQADLTYFINEGEVYKVKGIKIFNPIFSDEENEALANDLKLSVGKIVNIEKLREDIKTIETKTADLGYAFVQVIPDIQKDKENHEAMIIFKVIPNEKVYIRDVIISGNTKTVDRVIRRELYLTEGNLYNRTDLIDSRNALRRTAYFENVDIKEQRVDDTHIDLIVEVKEASTGAISGGIGYGTSDGILLSASLSDANILGSGMKGSVSIDKGDDTLSGRVSLRNPRVNDSDYSLGGSLYSDRLEWDSYDERNYGFDISVGKTLGRYTSVDLTYNLEQSDIYHLSDRLIAQGYKLGKTYKSSITPSIVFNNTDDYYLPRSGFIASTSLEYAGLGGDQEFISSTTKFNYYQGLEEFIGWDLIYRYKASFYKVWDQGYLPINEKLYLGGIGTIRGFDRRSVSPKNEWGDETGGTVAFANSVELSFPLFDRIKLRGSVFFDYGAIGESSLSQIQRWSTGVGFEWLTPLGALNLVFAKPFNTNSKDDLSKFEFMLGARF; from the coding sequence ATGAAAAAATGGTTTGTTTTCTTTGCACTCTCAAGTTCTTTATGTGCAGCTACAATTAAAGATATAAAATTTGAAGGCTTATCGCAACTTTCTAAAGAAAGTGCTATTGCGATTTCTAAATTAAAAATAGGACAAAAAATCGATCCTGCTAGCATAGATACAGCGATTAAAAATCTTTTTGATAGAAATTATTTTAAAGATATAGTAGTAGAAGAAAAAAATGGAGTGCTAACTTTTAAAGTAATAGAAAAACCTTCCATTAGCAAAATAGATATTCAAGGTATAGCAAGTAACGATAGAAAGCAAATAGAAAGCCTTGTTGGCTTAAAACCTGGAATTTTATATGATGAAAATTCAGCTAAAGAAGCTGCTGAAAAAATTAAACTTTTTTATCAAGCCAAAGGTTTTTATGACACTGTTGTAGAAATCAAAGATGAAAAATTAAGTAATTCAAGCTCATTAAAACTTACTTTTGTTGTAAACCGTGGGGAAAATATCATCATAGAAAAAGTACATTTAAGCGGTGCAAAAAATTTAAGTTATTCAGATGTTGAACCTGCAATAGCAAATAAACAAAGAGAAGCCCTAGGCTGGATGTGGGGTTTTAATGATGGTAAGCTTAAAATCTTTGATTTAGCAAATGATAGCTCAAGAATTTCAGATGTGTATTTAAAAGAAGGTTATCTTGATGTAAGTGTATCTCCTGCTTTTTTAAATACTTACACAGATACCTATCAAGCTGATTTGACTTATTTTATCAACGAGGGTGAGGTTTATAAAGTCAAAGGGATTAAAATTTTTAATCCAATTTTTAGTGATGAAGAAAATGAAGCTTTGGCAAATGATTTAAAATTAAGTGTTGGAAAAATAGTTAATATAGAAAAACTAAGAGAAGATATAAAGACTATAGAAACTAAAACAGCAGATTTAGGCTATGCTTTTGTACAAGTTATACCTGATATACAAAAAGATAAAGAAAATCATGAAGCTATGATTATTTTTAAAGTCATACCTAATGAAAAAGTATATATAAGAGATGTCATCATCTCAGGTAACACCAAAACAGTTGATAGAGTTATTCGTAGAGAGCTTTATCTAACTGAAGGCAATCTTTATAATAGAACTGATTTAATAGACTCAAGAAATGCCCTAAGAAGAACTGCATATTTTGAAAATGTAGACATTAAAGAACAAAGAGTAGATGATACGCATATTGATTTGATAGTAGAAGTCAAAGAAGCTTCAACTGGGGCCATTTCAGGTGGTATTGGCTATGGAACTAGTGATGGAATTTTACTTAGCGCTTCATTATCTGATGCAAATATCTTAGGCTCTGGTATGAAAGGAAGTGTGAGTATAGACAAAGGCGATGATACACTTTCAGGTAGAGTATCTTTAAGAAATCCTAGAGTAAATGATAGTGATTATTCTCTTGGAGGATCATTATATTCAGATCGTTTAGAATGGGATAGCTATGATGAGAGAAACTATGGTTTTGACATAAGCGTTGGTAAAACTTTAGGAAGATATACAAGTGTTGATTTAACTTATAATCTTGAGCAAAGTGATATTTATCATTTAAGTGATCGCTTAATTGCTCAAGGATATAAACTTGGAAAAACCTATAAAAGCTCCATTACTCCTTCGATAGTATTTAACAATACAGATGATTATTATTTACCAAGATCAGGTTTTATTGCCTCAACTTCGCTTGAATATGCAGGCTTAGGTGGGGATCAAGAATTCATAAGTTCTACTACTAAGTTTAATTATTATCAAGGTTTGGAAGAATTTATAGGTTGGGATTTAATTTATCGTTATAAAGCAAGTTTTTATAAGGTATGGGATCAAGGCTATTTGCCTATCAATGAAAAATTATATCTTGGTGGTATAGGAACTATTAGAGGTTTTGATAGAAGAAGTGTGAGTCCTAAAAATGAATGGGGTGATGAAACAGGTGGTACAGTGGCTTTTGCAAATTCTGTAGAACTTAGTTTTCCGCTTTTTGATAGAATCAAACTTAGAGGTAGTGTATTTTTTGATTATGGTGCTATCGGAGAGAGTTCTTTAAGTCAAATTCAAAGATGGAGCACAGGTGTTGGTTTTGAGTGGCTAACCCCGCTAGGTGCTTTAAATTTAGTTTTTGCTAAACCATTTAACACCAACTCAAAAGACGATTTAAGCAAATTCGAGTTTATGTTGGGCGCAAGATTTTAA
- the pgp6 gene encoding peptidoglycan metallopeptidase Pgp6: protein MVFARKRSNKKWIFVVFLILLAFVVFVLNTKLFEKNPPLIQTKSDVIYSNLTDPISIEISDESALKDIKVTLFKANELNGEILVNEHVKGNKKSIHFDLKLPKPAYKEKVDSYKLVIEASDSSFWNFFLGNQALKEVKVIIDTKKPFVEILDNSYQIEQGGVGSVVFKASDENLQEVYITTDKDKIFKATPYVKEGYYAALIPWEATDEHFRAYVVAVDKAGNVNKQRIRYYFTNKKYRVSNIKVSDRFLDGKIEFLAQKYAPKDRELSRLEKFKFVNEDLRASNEVIIHDITSKVPDTMINNFKVNLFKPLKNGQKVADYADHRFYSYNNQAFSSSYHMGLDLASIKEAPIISNNDGEVVFVQENGIYGLNIIIYHGFGIYTLYGHCTNVDVNVGDRVRAGNVIGTTGTTGLALGDHVHFGVLVQGVEVRPEQWQDAKWIKENIYNVLESSKKRILSE, encoded by the coding sequence ATGGTTTTTGCGCGTAAAAGATCAAATAAAAAATGGATTTTTGTAGTTTTTTTAATACTTTTAGCCTTTGTGGTGTTTGTTTTAAATACAAAGTTGTTTGAAAAAAATCCTCCGTTGATTCAAACAAAATCAGATGTAATTTATAGTAATCTAACAGATCCTATATCCATAGAAATAAGCGATGAAAGTGCTTTAAAAGATATAAAAGTTACTTTATTTAAGGCAAATGAGCTAAATGGCGAAATACTTGTAAATGAGCATGTTAAAGGCAATAAAAAAAGCATTCATTTTGATTTAAAATTACCAAAACCAGCTTATAAAGAAAAAGTTGATTCTTATAAACTTGTAATAGAAGCAAGTGATAGTAGTTTTTGGAATTTCTTTTTAGGAAATCAAGCGCTTAAAGAAGTAAAAGTTATCATTGATACCAAAAAACCGTTTGTAGAAATTTTAGATAATTCTTACCAAATCGAGCAAGGTGGAGTAGGTAGTGTGGTATTTAAAGCAAGTGATGAGAATTTACAAGAAGTTTATATCACAACCGATAAAGATAAAATTTTTAAAGCAACTCCTTATGTGAAAGAAGGATATTATGCTGCTTTGATTCCTTGGGAGGCGACTGATGAGCACTTTAGAGCTTATGTGGTGGCAGTAGATAAAGCAGGTAATGTAAACAAACAAAGAATTAGATATTATTTTACTAATAAAAAATATCGTGTATCAAATATAAAAGTAAGTGATAGATTTTTAGATGGTAAGATTGAATTTTTAGCACAAAAATATGCTCCAAAAGATAGAGAATTAAGTAGGCTTGAAAAATTTAAATTTGTGAATGAAGATTTAAGAGCTTCTAATGAAGTTATCATTCATGATATTACAAGCAAAGTTCCTGATACTATGATTAATAATTTTAAAGTTAATCTTTTCAAGCCTTTAAAAAATGGCCAAAAAGTAGCTGATTATGCTGATCATAGATTTTATTCTTATAATAATCAAGCTTTTAGTAGCTCTTATCATATGGGGCTTGATTTAGCAAGCATAAAAGAAGCACCTATTATTAGCAATAACGATGGTGAAGTGGTATTTGTGCAAGAAAATGGAATTTATGGATTAAATATTATCATCTATCATGGCTTTGGGATTTATACTCTTTATGGACACTGTACTAATGTGGATGTAAATGTGGGTGATAGAGTTAGAGCAGGTAATGTTATAGGTACTACAGGCACTACAGGTTTAGCACTTGGAGATCATGTGCATTTTGGTGTTTTGGTGCAAGGAGTTGAAGTGCGTCCTGAGCAATGGCAAGATGCAAAATGGATAAAAGAAAATATCTATAATGTATTAGAATCAAGCAAAAAAAGAATTTTGAGTGAATAA
- the thrB gene encoding homoserine kinase has product MKILVPATSANLGPGFDCLGLSLKYFNQTIVEKSKFFSISIHGEGENNIYLKKNNSFVNIFYEIYQRLSGKKDNFRFVFQNNIPLARGMGSSSAVIVGAIACAYELSGFKADKNTILNEALKYENHPDNIAPAALGGFVCALTHNEKVLAIKKEVDKDLQAIITIPNVAMNTQKSRAVLAKKINLEDSVFNLCHASFLTACFLEKKYDLLKYASLDKLHQNQRMKLLPELFEVQKLALDNNALMSTLSGSGSSFFTLAYKDDAKKIKEKIKNKFAKFRVELLEFDDEGFKIC; this is encoded by the coding sequence ATGAAGATTTTAGTTCCCGCTACAAGTGCAAATTTAGGTCCTGGTTTTGATTGTTTGGGTTTGAGTTTAAAATATTTTAATCAAACTATAGTTGAAAAATCTAAATTTTTTAGTATTAGCATACACGGAGAAGGTGAAAATAATATCTATCTTAAAAAAAACAATAGTTTTGTCAATATTTTTTATGAAATTTATCAAAGACTTAGTGGTAAAAAAGATAATTTCCGCTTTGTTTTCCAAAATAATATCCCTTTAGCTAGAGGCATGGGAAGTTCTTCTGCTGTGATAGTTGGAGCTATTGCTTGTGCTTATGAATTAAGTGGGTTTAAAGCGGATAAAAATACCATTTTAAATGAAGCTTTAAAATATGAAAACCATCCAGATAACATAGCTCCAGCAGCACTTGGGGGTTTTGTGTGTGCATTAACTCATAATGAAAAAGTTTTAGCTATAAAAAAAGAAGTAGATAAAGACTTACAAGCTATTATAACCATACCAAATGTAGCGATGAATACTCAAAAATCAAGAGCAGTTTTAGCTAAAAAAATCAATCTAGAAGATAGTGTTTTTAATCTTTGCCATGCTTCATTTTTAACTGCTTGCTTTTTAGAAAAAAAATATGATTTATTAAAATATGCAAGTTTGGATAAACTTCATCAAAATCAAAGAATGAAACTTTTGCCAGAACTTTTTGAAGTGCAAAAACTAGCTTTAGATAATAATGCTCTCATGAGCACGCTTTCAGGATCAGGCTCGAGTTTTTTTACTCTAGCTTATAAAGATGATGCCAAAAAAATCAAAGAAAAAATCAAAAATAAATTTGCTAAATTTAGAGTTGAGCTTTTAGAATTTGATGATGAGGGCTTTAAAATTTGCTAA
- the dksA gene encoding RNA polymerase-binding protein DksA — protein MQELNLEEFKNILLQRQKEILQELQGNIDNIHNLQDSEPRDEVDLQQIDNSSHIDFKINENLKAELEEIKHSLSKIDNNTYGICEYCEDDIHPERLKVKPHAKYCINCRETLEKRKKL, from the coding sequence ATGCAAGAATTAAATCTTGAAGAATTTAAAAATATATTACTTCAAAGACAAAAAGAAATTTTACAAGAACTGCAAGGTAATATAGACAATATCCATAACCTACAAGATAGTGAACCTAGAGATGAAGTTGATTTACAACAAATTGACAATAGCTCTCATATTGATTTTAAAATTAATGAAAATTTAAAAGCTGAACTAGAAGAAATTAAACATTCATTAAGCAAAATAGATAACAATACTTATGGTATTTGTGAGTATTGTGAAGATGATATTCATCCTGAAAGACTTAAGGTTAAACCTCATGCAAAATATTGCATAAATTGCCGTGAAACCCTAGAAAAAAGGAAAAAGCTATGA